The Salvelinus fontinalis isolate EN_2023a chromosome 31, ASM2944872v1, whole genome shotgun sequence genome has a window encoding:
- the LOC129829727 gene encoding nck-associated protein 5-like isoform X4 → MLGYEARTMSDETEPRMCDENLESDEGDVEDYLEEEENSGELMDRLRELEAENSALLLANESQREAYERCLDEVANHVVQALLNQKDLREECIKLKMHVFDLERQNRVLCELFQQKLPNQSSSQDQVQPGPLPVYNTQLLHNVSDKQVGSQSQSDAQAKGNGFHRTLPQAPVTPPRGPAASMDALSPFFKKKAHILEVLRKMEETDPLKFHPSAGSITFCDYSQVLMSTEAVLAAGDLCKKHQTLCSCSDSDMQQQQHMNGEGQLCPTHLKKSTDSPVKCNYVCGSPAKLNSTPNNVKGTSTTAAISECHIKSTSVEKQQTMNDHQQPAGPNSFLSITVVDQTSPANQGPEAGLKTGQVQDTEKESRLKGKSDEDGSLFTSQLPVPGVKDNPQLAYCELETNGFLFSSNDSDNVLSDVVIPEKDSGPAEEGDFSGRINVALSPIPSSCLSDVKAATINSPSRVLKFLKIPTMAERTQAGASPVRLSPQLTRTSKIPCRTNNYEVYHSPVPSRRAATTERTRQPPPPPARSESYPATTHSASAPTSPPQPEHACSPPAKELCYSSLLAPKTSNGVPDPLAPGTSQTPRASLQKVPYYENMLELSTSAQVEESKVPENVNKSSFSHTITGSDRKQRNSLLQKDNVLSLQQQHLSPASDSSSSSSSSSSSSDQDGNTESPVWHGHHSLPNPSAFRAAQSQGIPAHYASIKDRGSQDQDTREATIQNCDLSQSQPPVLPAKRHDPSSIPKRPSGVAGPGRQPTESSHTFKDRLAALGKLRSSEDLQVNVLLPADKPEPQSEESIVYFNDDRNKTEESPVDGNLEEQRHSKYTDSLDGKLKGIPGSVALNFPGGCQSYDSAAKSVFGSSVAKAELETLSSRVGVAKTDSPKGKLGLPSPNTDTPIVLRNNMKCPASLNLSYHGKQPAPSIPYSTSSPSKVPPKSPSKPCQGLAPSAGTGRPTLEAPALVPRYSSNSEDRSKLNANKRNTPVHGDSLPPPLPMPMSEPQQQEEKRHLVPIVSSPTLGPTSAIEEKVMKGIEENMLKLAEQDRGQVTEVKLKASNGIASWFGLKKSKLPALSRKPDIPPKVKDEKKGGEWRLNIPSKMAGSKSKGEGVGVESLNISMLMEKAEGLRRALEEERAYVNGVGGVGMDRSGRGHSCEVVMDQSQGQLAVMYRGARSDNFMQQLLNRVDGKDFSGISVAQRRLSFDCKTSRPFSRHTPSGEDMQKGSEHLISNVPSDENLADPVHSHHFAASGASTYTLDSGIGTFPLPNYCSGTPGRNLSKVRGAGAEHGSSGSPGRAGRRARTLDREPSSMEQCYTSHRELTAPVMYGSVLEGKGMPRQTAGVIHEGLHQASISQVEGPIYRGSAE, encoded by the exons ATGCTAGGATATGAAGCAAG AACCATGTCTGATGAGACAGAACCGAGGATGTGTGATGAAAACCTGGAGTCAGACGAGGGAGATGTTGAGGACtacctggaggaagaggagaacagcGGAGAACTGATGGACCGACTCAGAGAGCTGGAG GCAGAAAACTCAGCTCTTTTGTTGGCCAATGAGAGTCAAAGAGAAGCATATGAGAGATGTCTGGATGAGGTGGCCAACCATGTGGTCCAAGCCCTCCTCAACCAAAAG GATCTGCGAGAGGAGTGCATCAAGCTGAAGATGCATGTGTttgacctggagagacagaacagagtgTTGTGTGAGCTCTTCCAACAGAAGCTACCCAACCAGTCAAGCTCTCAGGACCAG GTGCAGCCAGGACCCCTCCCAGTATACAATACACAGCTGCTGCACAATGTCTCTGACAAGCAGGTGGGGTCACAGTCACAGAGCGACGCACAAGCCAAG GGAAATGGGTTTCACCGCACACTGCCACAGGCCCCAGTAACTCCCCCCAGAGGCCCAGCCGCATCCATGGATGCCCTGTCCCCATTCTTCAAGAAGAAAGCACACATTCTGGAGGTCCTTCGAAAGATGGAGGAGACAGACCCCCTCAAGTTCCACCCCTCTGCAGGCAGCATCACCTTCTGTGACTACAGCCAGGTCCTGATGTCCACAGAGGCTGTCCTGGCTGCTGGAGACCTATGTAAGAAGCACCAGACACTCTGCTCCTGCTCAGATTCCGACATGCAACAACAGCAGCACATGAATGGTGAAGGGCAGTTATGTCCTACGCACCTCAAAAAGAGCACAGACAGTCCAGTCAAATGTAACTATGTTTGTGGTAGTCCTGCAAAGCTCAACTCGACCCCGAACAATGTCAAAGGCACATCCACCACAGCTGCTATCAGTGAATGCCACATCAAGAGCACATCAGTGGAGAAACAACAGACAATGAATGACCACCAGCAACCAGCAGGTCCTAACTCTTTCTTGTCAATCACAGTTGTAGATCAGACTAGTCCAGCCAATCAGGGCCCAGAGGCTGGATTAAAGACTGGGCAGGTCCaggacacagagaaggagagccgtCTTAAAGGGAAGTCTGATGAGGATGGTAGTTTGTTTACCTCCCAGCTGCCTGTCCCTGGAGTGAAGGACAACCCTCAGCTAGCATACTGTGAGCTGGAAACCAATGGGTTTCTCTTCTCTTCCAATGACAGTGATAACGTGTTGAGTGATGTAGTTATTCCAGAGAAAGACAGTGGCCCAGCAGAGGAGGGGGATTTCTCTGGGAGAATCAACGTTGCCCTCAGCCCCATCCCTTCATCATGTCTCAGCGACGTCAAAGCCGCTACCATCAATTCCCCGTCCAGGGTCCTCAAGTTCCTAAAGATCCCTACAATGGCAGAGAGAACCCAGGCAGGGGCCAGCCCTGTCCGTCTGAGCCCCCAGCTCACCCGCACGTCGAAGATCCCCTGTCGCACTAACAACTATGAGGTGTACCACTCCCCTGTCCCCTCACGCAGAGCCGCCACCACAGAAAGGACCAGgcaacctcctcctccacccgcCAGATCCGAGTCCTACCCAGCCACTACGCACTCAGCCTCAGCCCCCACCTCCCCGCCTCAGCCTGAGCATGCCTGCTCCCCTCCAGCCAAGGAGCTTTGCTACAGCAGCCTCTTGGCCCCCAAGACCAGCAATGGTGTCCCCGATCCACTGGCCCCTGGCACTTCGCAAACACCCAGGGCCTCTTTGCAGAAGGTCCCGTACTACGAAAACATGTTGGAACTTTCCACCTCGGCTCAGGTAGAAGAATCCAAGGTCCCAGAGAATGTAAACAAATCATCTTTCTCTCATACCATAACAGGAAGTGACAGGAAGCAAAGGAATTCACTACTACAGAAAGACAATGTCCTGAGTCTCCAGCAGCAGCATTTGTCCCCTGCTTCggactcctcatcctcttcctcatcctcctcatcttcGTCCGATCAGGATGGCAACACAGAGAGCCCAGTCTGGCACGGCCACCACAGTCTGCCCAACCCCTCTGCCTTCAGAGCAGCTCAGTCTCAGGGCATCCCAGCTCACTACGCCAGCATTAAAGACAGAGGATCACAGGACCAGGATACTAGAGAGGCCACAATACAGAACTGTGATCTCTCCCAGTCCCAGCCTCCAGTTCTCCCAGCCAAGAGACATGATCCCTCGTCCATTCCCAAGAGGCCTTCTGGGGTAGCAGGGCCAGGGAGGCAGCCAACCGAGTCTAGTCACACATTCAAAGACAGGCTGGCTGCACTTGGCAAGCTGAGGAGCTCAGAGGATTTACAAGTCAATGTGCTCCTGCCAGCAGACAAGCCAGAGCCTCAGAGTGAGGAGAGTATAGTCTATTTTAACGATGACAGGAATAAGACCGAGGAGAGCCCTGTGGATGGTAATTTAGAGGAGCAGAGACACTCGAAATATACAGACTCTCTGGACGGTAAGCTTAAAGGTATTCCTGGTAGCGTTGCTTTGAATTTCCCTGGTGGCTGTCAGTCCTACGATTCAGCAGCTAAGTCTGTCTTTGGCTCTTCAGTCGCCAAGGCAGAACTGgagacgctctcatccagagtGGGTGTGGCTAAGACGGACAGCCCCAAAGGTAAACTGGGCCTCCCGTCGCCAAACACTGACACTCCCATAGTTTTACGCAACAACATGAAATGCCCGGCTTCTCTGAACCTGTCTTACCATGGTAAACAACCTGCACCCAGCATCCCTTACAGCACCAGCAGCCCCAGCAAGGTCCCTCCTAAGTCCCCGTCTAAACCATGCCAGGGCCTGGCTCCCTCAGCTGGAACTGGGAGGCCCACCCTGGAGGCCCCAGCCCTGGTTCCCCGGTACTCCTCCAATTCAGAGGACAGGAGCAAACTCAACGCAAACAAGAGAAACACCCCAGTGCACGGTGACAGCCTTCCTCCCCCACTCCCAATGCCAATGTCAGAACCACAGCagcaggaggagaagagacacctTGTCCCTATTGTCTCCAGCCCCACACTTGGCCCCACGTCAGCCATTGAGGAGAAGGTGATGAAGGGTATCGAGGAGAACATGCTGAAGctggcagaacaggacagaggacag GTTACTGAGGTCAAACTGAAGGCCTCTAATGGGATCGCCAGCTGGTTTGGCCTGAAGAAGAGCAAACTCCCAGCTCTCAGCCGCAAACCAGACATACCACCTAAGGTCAAAGACGAGAAGAAAGGTGGAGAGTGGAGGCTGAATATCCCTTCCAAAATGGCGGGGTCTAAGTCtaaaggagagggggtgggggtggagagCCTAAATATCTCGATGCTGATGGAGAAGGCGGAGGGTCTGAGGAGAgctctggaggaggagagggcctACGTGAACGGGGTTGGGGGGGTCGGGATGGACCGATCTGGAAGGGGCCACTCCTGTGAGGTGGTGATGGACCAATCACAGGGCCAACTGGCTGTGATGTACAGGGGAGCGCGCTCAGACAACTTCATGCAGCAGCTACTGAACAG GGTGGATGGGAAGGACTTCAGTGGCATCAGTGTGGCTCAGAGACGCCTCTCCTTTGACTGTAAGACCTCCAGACCGTTCAGCAGACACACCCCCAGCGGGGAGGACATGCAGAAG GGTTCAGAACATCTGATCAGCAACGTCCCCTCAGATGAGAATTTAGCTGACCCAGTTCACTCTCATCACTTCGCAG cTTCTGGTGCTTCCACCTACACCCTGGACAGTGGTATTGGCACCTTCCCTCTGCCTAACTACTGTAGTGGTACGCCTGGGAGAAACCTGTCTAAGGTGAGGGGGGCTGGAGCTGAGCATGGCTCCTCTGGTTCTCCTGGCCGGGCAGGGAGGAGGGCTAGGACCCTGGACAGAGAGCCCTCATCCATGGAGCAGTGCTATACATCTCACAGAGAGTTGACTGCCCCGGTAATGTACGGGTCTGTACTGGAGGGGAAAGGCATGCCCAGGCAAACAGCTGGGGTCATTCATGAAG gtcttcatcaggcatccatatcccaggtggaaggtcctatatataggggcagtgctgagtga
- the LOC129829727 gene encoding nck-associated protein 5-like isoform X3, protein MLGYEARTMSDETEPRMCDENLESDEGDVEDYLEEEENSGELMDRLRELEAENSALLLANESQREAYERCLDEVANHVVQALLNQKDLREECIKLKMHVFDLERQNRVLCELFQQKLPNQSSSQDQVQPGPLPVYNTQLLHNVSDKQGNGFHRTLPQAPVTPPRGPAASMDALSPFFKKKAHILEVLRKMEETDPLKFHPSAGSITFCDYSQVLMSTEAVLAAGDLCKKHQTLCSCSDSDMQQQQHMNGEGQLCPTHLKKSTDSPVKCNYVCGSPAKLNSTPNNVKGTSTTAAISECHIKSTSVEKQQTMNDHQQPAGPNSFLSITVVDQTSPANQGPEAGLKTGQVQDTEKESRLKGKSDEDGSLFTSQLPVPGVKDNPQLAYCELETNGFLFSSNDSDNVLSDVVIPEKDSGPAEEGDFSGRINVALSPIPSSCLSDVKAATINSPSRVLKFLKIPTMAERTQAGASPVRLSPQLTRTSKIPCRTNNYEVYHSPVPSRRAATTERTRQPPPPPARSESYPATTHSASAPTSPPQPEHACSPPAKELCYSSLLAPKTSNGVPDPLAPGTSQTPRASLQKVPYYENMLELSTSAQVEESKVPENVNKSSFSHTITGSDRKQRNSLLQKDNVLSLQQQHLSPASDSSSSSSSSSSSSDQDGNTESPVWHGHHSLPNPSAFRAAQSQGIPAHYASIKDRGSQDQDTREATIQNCDLSQSQPPVLPAKRHDPSSIPKRPSGVAGPGRQPTESSHTFKDRLAALGKLRSSEDLQVNVLLPADKPEPQSEESIVYFNDDRNKTEESPVDGNLEEQRHSKYTDSLDGKLKGIPGSVALNFPGGCQSYDSAAKSVFGSSVAKAELETLSSRVGVAKTDSPKGKLGLPSPNTDTPIVLRNNMKCPASLNLSYHGKQPAPSIPYSTSSPSKVPPKSPSKPCQGLAPSAGTGRPTLEAPALVPRYSSNSEDRSKLNANKRNTPVHGDSLPPPLPMPMSEPQQQEEKRHLVPIVSSPTLGPTSAIEEKVMKGIEENMLKLAEQDRGQVTEVKLKASNGIASWFGLKKSKLPALSRKPDIPPKVKDEKKGGEWRLNIPSKMAGSKSKGEGVGVESLNISMLMEKAEGLRRALEEERAYVNGVGGVGMDRSGRGHSCEVVMDQSQGQLAVMYRGARSDNFMQQLLNRVDGKDFSGISVAQRRLSFDCKTSRPFSRHTPSGEDMQKGSEHLISNVPSDENLADPVHSHHFAASGASTYTLDSGIGTFPLPNYCSGTPGRNLSKVRGAGAEHGSSGSPGRAGRRARTLDREPSSMEQCYTSHRELTAPVMYGSVLEGKGMPRQTAGVIHEDTEAYEAHMLSPRSKTWTFPNLKTPAGPTEMYLAVEEEVETAPYGSPFRGKACGTSGSRNIDPSSLPVPAQTGLSRRGKIHSTPSAPEMSLGQETGLELVRERPEEALSPSRPQVLETPESLSDSLYDSLSSCGSQG, encoded by the exons ATGCTAGGATATGAAGCAAG AACCATGTCTGATGAGACAGAACCGAGGATGTGTGATGAAAACCTGGAGTCAGACGAGGGAGATGTTGAGGACtacctggaggaagaggagaacagcGGAGAACTGATGGACCGACTCAGAGAGCTGGAG GCAGAAAACTCAGCTCTTTTGTTGGCCAATGAGAGTCAAAGAGAAGCATATGAGAGATGTCTGGATGAGGTGGCCAACCATGTGGTCCAAGCCCTCCTCAACCAAAAG GATCTGCGAGAGGAGTGCATCAAGCTGAAGATGCATGTGTttgacctggagagacagaacagagtgTTGTGTGAGCTCTTCCAACAGAAGCTACCCAACCAGTCAAGCTCTCAGGACCAG GTGCAGCCAGGACCCCTCCCAGTATACAATACACAGCTGCTGCACAATGTCTCTGACAAGCAG GGAAATGGGTTTCACCGCACACTGCCACAGGCCCCAGTAACTCCCCCCAGAGGCCCAGCCGCATCCATGGATGCCCTGTCCCCATTCTTCAAGAAGAAAGCACACATTCTGGAGGTCCTTCGAAAGATGGAGGAGACAGACCCCCTCAAGTTCCACCCCTCTGCAGGCAGCATCACCTTCTGTGACTACAGCCAGGTCCTGATGTCCACAGAGGCTGTCCTGGCTGCTGGAGACCTATGTAAGAAGCACCAGACACTCTGCTCCTGCTCAGATTCCGACATGCAACAACAGCAGCACATGAATGGTGAAGGGCAGTTATGTCCTACGCACCTCAAAAAGAGCACAGACAGTCCAGTCAAATGTAACTATGTTTGTGGTAGTCCTGCAAAGCTCAACTCGACCCCGAACAATGTCAAAGGCACATCCACCACAGCTGCTATCAGTGAATGCCACATCAAGAGCACATCAGTGGAGAAACAACAGACAATGAATGACCACCAGCAACCAGCAGGTCCTAACTCTTTCTTGTCAATCACAGTTGTAGATCAGACTAGTCCAGCCAATCAGGGCCCAGAGGCTGGATTAAAGACTGGGCAGGTCCaggacacagagaaggagagccgtCTTAAAGGGAAGTCTGATGAGGATGGTAGTTTGTTTACCTCCCAGCTGCCTGTCCCTGGAGTGAAGGACAACCCTCAGCTAGCATACTGTGAGCTGGAAACCAATGGGTTTCTCTTCTCTTCCAATGACAGTGATAACGTGTTGAGTGATGTAGTTATTCCAGAGAAAGACAGTGGCCCAGCAGAGGAGGGGGATTTCTCTGGGAGAATCAACGTTGCCCTCAGCCCCATCCCTTCATCATGTCTCAGCGACGTCAAAGCCGCTACCATCAATTCCCCGTCCAGGGTCCTCAAGTTCCTAAAGATCCCTACAATGGCAGAGAGAACCCAGGCAGGGGCCAGCCCTGTCCGTCTGAGCCCCCAGCTCACCCGCACGTCGAAGATCCCCTGTCGCACTAACAACTATGAGGTGTACCACTCCCCTGTCCCCTCACGCAGAGCCGCCACCACAGAAAGGACCAGgcaacctcctcctccacccgcCAGATCCGAGTCCTACCCAGCCACTACGCACTCAGCCTCAGCCCCCACCTCCCCGCCTCAGCCTGAGCATGCCTGCTCCCCTCCAGCCAAGGAGCTTTGCTACAGCAGCCTCTTGGCCCCCAAGACCAGCAATGGTGTCCCCGATCCACTGGCCCCTGGCACTTCGCAAACACCCAGGGCCTCTTTGCAGAAGGTCCCGTACTACGAAAACATGTTGGAACTTTCCACCTCGGCTCAGGTAGAAGAATCCAAGGTCCCAGAGAATGTAAACAAATCATCTTTCTCTCATACCATAACAGGAAGTGACAGGAAGCAAAGGAATTCACTACTACAGAAAGACAATGTCCTGAGTCTCCAGCAGCAGCATTTGTCCCCTGCTTCggactcctcatcctcttcctcatcctcctcatcttcGTCCGATCAGGATGGCAACACAGAGAGCCCAGTCTGGCACGGCCACCACAGTCTGCCCAACCCCTCTGCCTTCAGAGCAGCTCAGTCTCAGGGCATCCCAGCTCACTACGCCAGCATTAAAGACAGAGGATCACAGGACCAGGATACTAGAGAGGCCACAATACAGAACTGTGATCTCTCCCAGTCCCAGCCTCCAGTTCTCCCAGCCAAGAGACATGATCCCTCGTCCATTCCCAAGAGGCCTTCTGGGGTAGCAGGGCCAGGGAGGCAGCCAACCGAGTCTAGTCACACATTCAAAGACAGGCTGGCTGCACTTGGCAAGCTGAGGAGCTCAGAGGATTTACAAGTCAATGTGCTCCTGCCAGCAGACAAGCCAGAGCCTCAGAGTGAGGAGAGTATAGTCTATTTTAACGATGACAGGAATAAGACCGAGGAGAGCCCTGTGGATGGTAATTTAGAGGAGCAGAGACACTCGAAATATACAGACTCTCTGGACGGTAAGCTTAAAGGTATTCCTGGTAGCGTTGCTTTGAATTTCCCTGGTGGCTGTCAGTCCTACGATTCAGCAGCTAAGTCTGTCTTTGGCTCTTCAGTCGCCAAGGCAGAACTGgagacgctctcatccagagtGGGTGTGGCTAAGACGGACAGCCCCAAAGGTAAACTGGGCCTCCCGTCGCCAAACACTGACACTCCCATAGTTTTACGCAACAACATGAAATGCCCGGCTTCTCTGAACCTGTCTTACCATGGTAAACAACCTGCACCCAGCATCCCTTACAGCACCAGCAGCCCCAGCAAGGTCCCTCCTAAGTCCCCGTCTAAACCATGCCAGGGCCTGGCTCCCTCAGCTGGAACTGGGAGGCCCACCCTGGAGGCCCCAGCCCTGGTTCCCCGGTACTCCTCCAATTCAGAGGACAGGAGCAAACTCAACGCAAACAAGAGAAACACCCCAGTGCACGGTGACAGCCTTCCTCCCCCACTCCCAATGCCAATGTCAGAACCACAGCagcaggaggagaagagacacctTGTCCCTATTGTCTCCAGCCCCACACTTGGCCCCACGTCAGCCATTGAGGAGAAGGTGATGAAGGGTATCGAGGAGAACATGCTGAAGctggcagaacaggacagaggacag GTTACTGAGGTCAAACTGAAGGCCTCTAATGGGATCGCCAGCTGGTTTGGCCTGAAGAAGAGCAAACTCCCAGCTCTCAGCCGCAAACCAGACATACCACCTAAGGTCAAAGACGAGAAGAAAGGTGGAGAGTGGAGGCTGAATATCCCTTCCAAAATGGCGGGGTCTAAGTCtaaaggagagggggtgggggtggagagCCTAAATATCTCGATGCTGATGGAGAAGGCGGAGGGTCTGAGGAGAgctctggaggaggagagggcctACGTGAACGGGGTTGGGGGGGTCGGGATGGACCGATCTGGAAGGGGCCACTCCTGTGAGGTGGTGATGGACCAATCACAGGGCCAACTGGCTGTGATGTACAGGGGAGCGCGCTCAGACAACTTCATGCAGCAGCTACTGAACAG GGTGGATGGGAAGGACTTCAGTGGCATCAGTGTGGCTCAGAGACGCCTCTCCTTTGACTGTAAGACCTCCAGACCGTTCAGCAGACACACCCCCAGCGGGGAGGACATGCAGAAG GGTTCAGAACATCTGATCAGCAACGTCCCCTCAGATGAGAATTTAGCTGACCCAGTTCACTCTCATCACTTCGCAG cTTCTGGTGCTTCCACCTACACCCTGGACAGTGGTATTGGCACCTTCCCTCTGCCTAACTACTGTAGTGGTACGCCTGGGAGAAACCTGTCTAAGGTGAGGGGGGCTGGAGCTGAGCATGGCTCCTCTGGTTCTCCTGGCCGGGCAGGGAGGAGGGCTAGGACCCTGGACAGAGAGCCCTCATCCATGGAGCAGTGCTATACATCTCACAGAGAGTTGACTGCCCCGGTAATGTACGGGTCTGTACTGGAGGGGAAAGGCATGCCCAGGCAAACAGCTGGGGTCATTCATGAAG ACACAGAAGCCTATGAAGCTCACATGCTGTCCCCCCGCTCCAAGACCTGGACCTTCCCCAACCTGAAGACCCCTGCAGGGCCCACTGAGATGTACCTGGCCGTGGAAGAAGAGGTGGAGACGGCCCCCTATGGATCCCCattcagaggg AAGGCCTGTGGTACATCTGGATCTCGTAACATAGACCCCAGCAGTCTGCCGGTGCCGGCCCAGACAGGGCTGAGCCGACGGGGGAAGATCCACAGTACGCCCAGTGCCCCAGAGATGAGCCTTGGCCAGGAGACGGGCCTGGAGCTGGTGAGGGAGAGGCCTGAGGAGGCCCTCTCCCCTAGCCGCCCCCAGGTCCTAGAGACCCCCGAGTCCCTCAGTGACTCTCTCTACGACAGCCTCTCTTCCTGTGGCAGCCAAGGATGA